A section of the Thermovirga sp. genome encodes:
- a CDS encoding ornithine cyclodeaminase family protein codes for MEVMLLSRKEIESLQIPVTEIMDVVEKGFVLKGKEKMEMPAKIGIHPRKDCFIHAMPCYVGGAADVAGIKWVSGYPLNQPKGLPYITGVMCLNDPETGFVKVIMDANWITAWRTGAATGVCARHMADPDSQVLAVIGLGVQGRTNTAALAAALPRLEKVKIYDNHAEQVPRFTEQVKEDLKGIEILPCGTVEEAVGEADVVVTCTPIVTDPQRFVKSEWLKKDMLAVSVDYDSAFEADVMSGASAFVCDDLNQYLWTQEQGDYFQKGYPTEKQILGDMGHICAGTRKAELKGRRGAVLMGIASHDVLTANLIQEKALARGLGHLVEL; via the coding sequence ATGGAAGTGATGCTGCTATCCCGAAAAGAGATCGAATCGCTTCAGATCCCGGTGACCGAGATCATGGACGTGGTGGAAAAGGGCTTCGTCCTGAAGGGAAAAGAAAAGATGGAGATGCCCGCCAAGATCGGCATCCACCCGCGAAAGGACTGCTTCATCCACGCCATGCCCTGCTACGTGGGAGGGGCCGCCGACGTGGCAGGCATCAAGTGGGTTTCGGGATATCCCTTGAACCAGCCCAAGGGGTTACCCTACATAACCGGGGTCATGTGCCTCAACGACCCCGAGACAGGTTTTGTGAAAGTCATCATGGACGCCAACTGGATCACCGCCTGGAGGACCGGGGCCGCGACAGGCGTTTGCGCAAGGCACATGGCCGACCCCGATTCGCAGGTACTGGCCGTGATTGGGCTCGGGGTGCAGGGAAGGACGAATACGGCGGCATTGGCCGCGGCTCTTCCCAGGCTGGAAAAGGTTAAAATATACGACAACCACGCCGAGCAGGTTCCTCGATTCACTGAGCAGGTGAAGGAAGATTTGAAAGGTATTGAGATACTTCCCTGCGGAACTGTTGAGGAGGCTGTGGGGGAGGCCGATGTGGTAGTCACCTGCACTCCCATTGTTACCGATCCCCAGAGGTTCGTGAAATCCGAGTGGTTAAAGAAGGACATGCTGGCGGTGTCGGTAGACTACGATTCCGCTTTTGAAGCCGATGTAATGTCCGGGGCTTCCGCCTTCGTGTGCGATGACCTGAATCAGTACCTCTGGACCCAGGAGCAGGGCGACTACTTTCAGAAAGGTTATCCCACAGAGAAACAGATCCTGGGAGACATGGGTCATATATGTGCCGGCACGCGAAAGGCGGAACTGAAGGGACGTCGCGGCGCCGTTCTGATGGGGATTGCCAGTCATGATGTCCTGACGGCGAACCTGATCCAGGAAAAGGCCCTGGCCAGGGGCTTGGGCCACTTGGTAGAGCTATAG
- a CDS encoding DNA alkylation repair protein: MEAKKTARRITDDLLAMGDDALRLSSRRFFKEEIKCHGIKAARVRAYTRIILKEISGQSKGHVFELCELLWSEGFLEETFIACHLTESRSKEFDKADIRLFQRWIESFVTNWASCDTFCNHSVAMLLEKYPENIGILEKEWATSPNRWLRRGAAVSLVIPSRRGRFLEEVLAIVETLLCDADDMVQKGYGWLLKAASESHRQEIYEYMMSRKNIMPRTALRYGIEKMPPELRRRIMDRN, encoded by the coding sequence ATGGAAGCGAAAAAGACTGCGCGAAGGATCACGGATGACCTGTTAGCCATGGGAGACGACGCCCTTCGGCTTTCAAGCAGGAGATTCTTCAAGGAAGAGATCAAATGCCATGGGATAAAAGCCGCGAGGGTAAGAGCCTACACTAGAATTATTTTAAAGGAAATTTCCGGGCAAAGCAAAGGGCATGTTTTTGAGCTCTGCGAACTGCTCTGGAGTGAAGGTTTCCTGGAGGAGACGTTCATCGCATGTCATTTAACCGAATCCAGGTCGAAGGAATTCGATAAAGCGGATATCAGGCTGTTTCAGCGCTGGATAGAATCCTTTGTAACTAACTGGGCATCCTGTGACACTTTCTGCAACCACAGCGTCGCAATGCTCCTGGAAAAGTACCCGGAAAATATCGGAATCCTGGAAAAAGAATGGGCGACTTCGCCGAACAGGTGGCTAAGGCGCGGGGCCGCCGTTTCCCTGGTAATCCCCTCCCGCCGCGGTAGATTCCTGGAGGAGGTCCTGGCTATCGTGGAAACACTGCTTTGCGATGCCGACGATATGGTCCAGAAGGGTTACGGGTGGCTATTGAAGGCCGCCAGTGAATCCCATCGGCAGGAAATTTACGAATACATGATGAGCAGAAAGAATATCATGCCCAGAACCGCCTTGAGATACGGTATTGAAAAGATGCCGCCGGAGTTGCGAAGGAGGATTATGGACAGGAACTAA